From Malaya genurostris strain Urasoe2022 chromosome 2, Malgen_1.1, whole genome shotgun sequence:
TTCGGTTTCTTCGATTGTACTgcaaaaattattgatttttcttCCAGAAGATTtgctgcgaaactttccccgtTTGTTCGAACAAGAGGAGGTCTAAATCGTTCAGTTTGACTGAGCCAGACTGGTCCTTCCCACCATGCAGTAGTTTCCTTCAATTGACTGGGCAGCATGCCGCGGGAAATAATGTCAGCTGGGTTTTCAATTCCAGGAACATGGGACCAAACTCCTTGCTTCGTAATGTGCTGGATTTCGGAGACACGATTGGCAACAAAGGTCTTCCACCGGGAAGGGTTTGCTGATAGCCAATGTAGGACAATCATGGAGTCAGACCAAAAGAAGCTCTTTATGTTCGATTTCAAACTATCCTTAACCTTCTGATAAAGGTGACTGAGAAGTAGTGCCGAAGAGAGTTCTAAGCGAGGCAAGCAAATCCTTTTATCCCTTTTACTATCGCCGAGAGGGGCGACTTTCGATTTCGACGTGAGAAGTCGAACAGCTATATCTCCATTGGCGGAAACAGATCGCATATAGATGCACGCACCATATGCCTTTTCGGAGGCATCGCAAAATCCATGCAACTCGATGATACTGATTTCAGGCATCGATATAACCCAACGAGGAACAGCAAGTGTTTCTAGTGCGATCAATTCATTACGGAACTGTAGCCAGCGAGTTTGGTGATCATCTTCTAACGGTTCGTCCCAAGATTTTTGATTTCTCCACAAGTCCTGCATGAACATTTTGGCGAGTACAATTACCGGGCCAACCAGTCCTAAGGGGTCGTAGAGACGCGCAGCATCGGAAAGAGCAATTCGTTTTGTAATGATTGCCTCTTTATTCCACTTCGGCGCTTGAAATAAAAACATATCTGAAGCTGGCTCCCACTTGAGCCCAAGTGTTTTCACGGTTTCCGATGAGTGTAAATCAAATATGCTGCGTTTATCACGAAATTCTGCAGGGATGTGAGCTAAGATTTCTGGACAATTCGACGACCATTTTCTCAAACGGAATCCTGCAGATTGAAGAAGTTTTAGAAGTTGTGAACAAAGAGTCTTTCCTTCTTCGATATTGTTAGCCCCACTAATCAGGTCGTCCATGTAAAAATCCTTAGCAATCATTTGAGCGGCCGCAGGATACGATATCTGGCCAAGTTTGGAAAGctcttggagacattttgtagcAAGATATGGCGCAGCACAAGTTCCGTACGTGACTGTTGTCAACTCGTAGCTCTTAATCGGTTCGGACGGCTCATCCCGCCAGAGTATCCGTTGAAGTAAGTGATCAGATGGGTGGACCAATACTTGCCGATACATTTTCTCGATGTCCGCAATTATAGCGTACCGGTGTGTTCGAAAACGTAAGATGATGGAAATGAGATCTTCCTGAACCACCGGTCCTACCATCAGAGCATCATTCAATGAAACACCGGTGTCTGTAGTGCATGATGCATCAAATACAACACGTAGTTTTGTGGTGATGCTATCAGGACGCACAACACAATGATGCGGAAGATAATATGATGTGCTCGAACTTGTCTGTGAATCTGTGACTTCATGCATATGTTTCAGGTTGCGATATTCCTCGATAAACGCCGCATATGACGATCGTAGATTTGGATTGACATGCAATCGACGCTCCAATGAAAGAAATCGACGTTTCGCAATCTCATAAGAATTTCCGAGTTGAGAAAGAACGGATGCTTTCTTTGGAAGTACTACCACAAAACGCCCTGTACTATCTCGACTAGTGGTAGCCGCAAAATGTCTCTCACACTCTGTTTCTTCGACAGACATGATGCTTGAAGATGGACAGGACTCTAACTCCCAAAACATCGCTAATTGATCATCGAGGGCTTCTGAGCTACATATATGAACGATACTTGTATTCGATTGACTTGGTGGAAGAACTCCCACCTTTCCTGAGACTACCCAGCCCAgggcagtttgttgcaacaccgGTTTTTCAGGACCCAAACGAATTAGCCCGTCAAGGAGTAGATCGTAATAAATCTCCATTCCGATGATCATGTCGATATGTGCAGGTTCGTGGAATTTTGGATCAGCAAGAATGATATCCGTCGGCCAGATCCATTCGGAAGTATCAACAGCATTTGAGGGAAGTTTACGAGttatttcattcaaaatatGGAATTTGAGGTCGGCACTAAATTCGGTATAGTGAGACTGAATACGAACAACGACGGAGTGAGAAGAAACGCCAATTCCTCCAATAACACGATGATCTTTTTGCTTTCGAACTGATAGACGTTGTATGAATCGTTCTGAGACGACATTCAGCTGCGATGCGGGATCGAGCAACACTCTAGCCCACAAAACGTTTCCAGCAGGGTTGAAAGTTTTAACTAAAGCTGTCTGCAGTAACACAGTCGACGGAATTTGACGAACATTGGCAACCAAGGAGGTGGAGCAATGGCTGAGTGATGACGATGTTGATGCACGGGGAGCATCCGTAGGAATGGTTTGCGAGGAAGTCTGATTCGAAACAATTTGCGGGTTTCGACTGTTCTGAGGTTGAGACTGAGTTTGATTCGCGACAGGTGGATTTGTAGGTGCTTTAGAAGGCTGGCTTTGATTTGGATTGCGACTGCTAGCTTGATGGTGTAACATCGTGTGGTGCTTTTGACCACAAACACGACATGCACTGGACGAACAGTTCTTTATTTGATGTTCGGGAGAAAGACAATTTATGCATAAAGATTTCCTTTTCACTAACTCGTATCTCTGCTGAACTGGGGAATTccgaaatgcgtcacatttaaaTGGTGAATGAGCTGACTGCATGCAGAAAGGGCAGGATTTACACGTCGAGTTGATAATAGAATGAACGCTGCCAAATCTTGTCTTCGGTAATCGATTGTTTTCTGGTGAGTAAGAGGTACGGGAAGGCTTAGAGGGTCGAGATTTTCCTGGAGTGATAGACTgcaacatttatttatttatttattcatttatctatttctttccatctgacctggattgatctcaatggagtttttggtggagtgggaaaagcccatttgaaattcatcaaatgcgcgtaaaaacccatcatcttttttaacattttacatatttgtttacataGTTACAATTCAAAAACATTAGTCTAACGAATACAAACATTGTCCAGtgctaaaaaataattaagttcAACTTATATTCTATCAGAGTCTCTTAAGCCTATTCTTGAAAACAACACTAGATACACAAAAGTCAAAAAGGTCgtacacactattgaaaacattgCACATTGCTCTAATCGGTTCGTTCTGGCCATATTCCGTTCTTCGTAAGTCGAGTCGCAAGAAATTCCGCGCTCTTAGCGTTCTTGGAGGGACATTAATACATATTTGCGAGAGAAtttcaggagcatcaatttcTCCATTCAGCAATTTCGCTATAAATACTGCTCTGAGTATATTTCGTCGTTTGTCTAGTGTGTCCATGTTGAGCAAACGACAGCGCTCAATGTATGGTGGAAGCTCTGACGGATTACGCCATGGCAGAGAACATAGTACTATGACGACGCAAAAATTCGATAAGTTCATGGTATTCGGGTGCTTCGGTAGATTGATTATGATTTTCCCATTGCCTTAACGTGGATGGGTCGAGACGTGAGCAAACTATGTGAGCCAACAGTATGCTCCAACCGTTGATGTCTATCCCCATTTTTTCAATCATCCTTAGATTTCGTTCAAATTCATCTATAAGTCGAGCGAGCGAATCATAGCATTCCCGCTTCATTGGTTCAACGGAGAAAAGCGAATCGAGGTAGGTTTTTACCACTAGTTTTTTATTATCATAACGGCGTTTCAGTAATTCCCAAGCGACGGAGTAATTCGCTGAAGTTATTTCAATAGACTCGACAACACGTTCGGCTTCCTTTGAGTGTGAAGCAAACAGGTAAGAAAACTTGTCGATATCCGACAGCTGAGGGTTAGAGTCGATTAAACTTTTAAATGTGTCTCGAAACGTAAGCCACTCAGTAAGAGAGCCATCAAACAAAGGGAGTTTCACTTCTGGGAGTTTAACTCTTGAACTGTATTGGTCAGAATTACGAAAATTTGTAGGTTGAATTGGAACATTATTTAATTGGGTAGGGTTAGCAGTACGTTCTGCAGCAAGAAGAAAACTTTTACACCTCACATAGTTCAGCTCGAATTGATCTCTTGCTGCACGGCTAGCATCTGTTTTAAGTCCCGTTTCAAGTACACTTTCGATATCTCTGGCTCCTTCCATCGAGGTGTCATCAAGATAGTGACCATCCTCCTCTAACAGATCCATCTGCAAACGGTTACCTTGAAATTTATCAAACGTTTCCTCCAATCTTTCTCGCCACACCGGGAGTTGCTCTTTATCTCGAATCATGttataattttgaacaaaatctaACAGATTCTGCATCGTGTCTAAGTAGAAACGTTCCTGCTTGCAGAGTGCTCTTAAACTGAGTGCCATTTTGTAGCTTAGCTATCGCAGTGCACAAATCTCATAAGTTGCGGCCAAAAATTCAGGAAAACTCGTCGAAAACGAGTCGAAGTTTGACCTACTAAGGGCTAAGTATGGAACCAAGCACCGCAAACGGAATGGTTGTAAGGTTCTAACCAATATTCCACCACCACGTGTTAGCTACTAGGAGCACACATTCAAATTCGCGCTCAAATCTCAAATCCAATAatttaatttccaatttccgaTATAATAATATTTGGTAAATCGTGTTAGTTCTTCAACTCGCTTCCTACTTACAATGTTTGACCGCGTGTTTGGTCACGTTGTTCACCTCGTGGACTATCCTTTTGTTCCACCCTCTATTGTCCGCGACTCCATTGTTAAGATAAGCCAAGCCAATTCGCAAGCACGCTGACTCAGCCACGCGGTTGCACGCTCTCTTGGGCCAAAGGTGAAGATTTCACGATCACATGCACTAAATTTTCCGAACTAAGCGGGTTTTCACTGTGAATTAGCAAGTATTTATAATCTACTTCTTGCTATTGTAAAATTGTTCCGTAAATCACAAATTGTGCAttggcgaattattttaacgCGCACTATCTGACACTGAATCGTACTGTGACTGCTATCTTACATACGATTTGACGATTTGCACTTTAACACGTGGTATCGCGAACAAACGTATACTTTACACTAGACCGCCAACAAGATCTTCGcatccggctcgaaggaccatTTGGTGTTGGATTTCGTTCTAATAATTGGTCGGTCAAAGTGTAGGAACGGAAACTCGTGGTTTATTTGCTCTGTCTATTATCTTAACGATACAAAGATTTGATGCGAAGATATCGAGTATTTTATTTCGTCTGATCTGGTCTAGCAATAGTATACTGGTTTTATCATCTGCACCGAACACGAGAAACGAGGAATGAAAAAAGCCTATTCTGTTGTGCGATCAAGTAAATAAGTGATAAGGAGAGATAATACATTGATGTGTGATCAAGTGAGATGAGTACTGTTATAGTGTTGTACTAATTAGGGATGTTCAAGGTTTTAGCAATGACATTACTTAACACCGgggttaaataaatgatattagcaATACTACTTTATAAACATTCTGAATAAGCGAAAATCATCTTTGAAATAGCGAAGAATATAGGCAATGTGCTGCGCTTACTGTTCCATACCACTGTTAACTACCGCGGTAAAGTACATTTTTCTATCGCACTAATGTACTTTTTTCTACAGCGGcaaagtacatttttctaccgTAGCGAGCTACATTTTTTGTGCTACAGTAGCGCGAACAAGGAGACAGTAAAATTTAGAAAGATAGAATTTCTACCTACCTCAAGCGGCGGTGATTTCGGCAGAAGTTTTTAACGCGATACTGGTTCGCATGCCTTCTGTAATAGAATTTTAGTTTGGATGCAGCAGCGTGGTACAGTACGAAtaatagaaaatgtaaatgTGGGTTAGAAGACTATAGTAATAAAGAAGGGGAAGCAGTTTGCATCCCTGCATGTAGCCCTATggtactttttcaagatcgaaaattttcaaacttttaccgctgggcagcaccctttACCCATGTCTGATTtacctcaaattttgcataaggacttttctcgaggtgcttaaacttttgaacaatagcgctttacgaaattagaggtgatcccaaaatattgacacccttatatgtataagagcagtagaaatcaacgtgttttgtcggttacgtcacttctaccatcatatctctggaaccatttgatctttgaacttgatcaatggcccgacagtagctttcaaacgagctcaattttgttaaaatcggttcagtcatctctgagaaaattgagcgcataaaaatacaacgcgttttgtcggtttcgtcacttataccatcatatctccggaaccaaaagtcacagccatttgatctttgaacatgatcaatggcctgatagttcctttcaaacgagtccaagtttgttaaaatcggttcagccatctctgagaaaattgagcgcgttcaaatatcttctaaaagtgtacacatacacacagacatttttttcgtcgaactgagtcgaatggtatataacactatgggtctccgatgctccgttcgaaagtcggtttttccagcaattctaatacctttctacagagaaaggcaaaaacaaacctcccaaaaaaaaacacctgtttcattccttttgtgaaatttaacaATTATGTTCCAACAGACCTCGCAGCCGATTATTAGTGTGCAGTTAAAATTCTATTATAATTTTGTGTTTAAGCATGCCGGAGACTCAAAAAATTTACAGTGATAAGATGCTTTAGCTCGCCTTATTTGTGATTAAAAAGGTTATGTGATACATCAGATGAACATAATCTATAACAGAGTTCTGAACAATCATTCGCTTTTATTCAGTAAAACAAGCACATTTTGTACACCTTAAAACAGACCCCAATGCTTCTTGTGCTCCTTGATGTGAACGGTCACTGGAACTTGCTTCTCGACGTACACCGGCTTGCTGACGTACACCGGAACGGGTTTCTCAACATGAACTGCGTACGGTTTTGGCACTTCGACGTATTCCTTCTGGACAACTGGAACCTTTACTTCAACTGGATATGGAACTGGACGATCAACGTGAACGGGAACTTTCTTCTCTACGTAGATTGGAACCTTCTTTTCCACGACCACTGGAACCTTCTTCTCAACTGGAACTGGGTATGGGACCTTCACCGGAACCGGGACGTGCTTCTCAACCTCAACCGGATACGGGACGTGAACGTTCTTGGTGATAGTCTTGGTTACGGTTTTGTGGTCGTAGTGATCGTAGTGATTATCGTAATGATTATCGTAATGATGATCGTATCCGATGTTATCGTGATCGTGACTCAGATCCCAGAGGCCTCGTTTTTCCTTTTTGCTGGTGGAATCGTCGACTGCCGCACAGGATGCGATGGCCAGAGCCATGGACAATACTACGAATGCCTACCAGAAAATTTATGGAAATGATATCGAAAGATTCGATTTATGGTTCAGTGGTCACAGTTTGTTACCTTCATGTTGGTGCCTGCCGATTTGCTAAAATGGACACTTTACTGATGTGATGATTGCAAGTGAATGATATCGTTTCGATGCGCAGACAGTGGCTTTTATATGGTTACAAGtagaagataattttttcgtTGGACACGCATGGTGAAGTACAGATTCTCTTTTGGTTCGATTGTGTGTTGTACGAAGGTCATTTTGGACTTTAACTGGTTTTCCTTATAAAGTATCTTTCATTGATTAAATGGTTAGTCTAAATTAAACATATAATTCCCAAATTTTAAAACCATTCTTAAACTATAAATACCAGATTACTTTTTAATCGCTACTGCATTCAAAATGCGCTGAGTTACTGCCGAGCTGACACCTTAATTTGTACATGACTTATCCCCGGggtttaaaggcaataaattaccCTCCGAGAAGAAGGGTGTTAAATCTGCAATATCCGCGTTGAATTTCCGAGCTGACAAAGGGTTATTACGTGTATCAGATTATTCGATTACTGGAAGCTCTTTTCCGCCTC
This genomic window contains:
- the LOC131429356 gene encoding uncharacterized protein LOC131429356, giving the protein MALSLRALCKQERFYLDTMQNLLDFVQNYNMIRDKEQLPVWRERLEETFDKFQGNRLQMDLLEEDGHYLDDTSMEGARDIESVLETGLKTDASRAARDQFELNYNCSSSACRVCGQKHHTMLHHQASSRNPNQSQPSKAPTNPPVANQTQSQPQNSRNPQIVSNQTSSQTIPTDAPRASTSSSLSHCSTSLVANVRQIPSTVLLQTALVKTFNPAGNVLWARVLLDPASQLNVVSERFIQRLSVRKQKDHRVIGGIGVSSHSVVVRIQSHYTEFSADLKFHILNEITRKLPSNAVDTSEWIWPTDIILADPKFHEPAHIDMIIGMEIYYDLLLDGLIRLGPEKPVLQQTALGWVVSGKVGVLPPSQSNTSIVHICSSEALDDQLAMFWELESCPSSSIMSVEETECERHFAATTSRDSTGRFVVVLPKKASVLSQLGNSYEIAKRRFLSLERRLHVNPNLRSSYAAFIEEYRNLKHMHEVTDSQTSSSTSYYLPHHCVVRPDSITTKLRVVFDASCTTDTGVSLNDALMVGPVVQEDLISIILRFRTHRYAIIADIEKMYRQVLVHPSDHLLQRILWRDEPSEPIKSYELTTVTYGTCAAPYLATKCLQELSKLGQISYPAAAQMIAKDFYMDDLISGANNIEEGKTLCSQLLKLLQSAGFRLRKWSSNCPEILAHIPAEFRDKRSIFDLHSSETVKTLGLKWEPASDMFLFQAPKWNKEAIITKRIALSDAARLYDPLGLVGPVIVLAKMFMQDLWRNQKSWDEPLEDDHQTRWLQFRNELIALETLAVPRWVISMPEISIIELHGFCDASEKAYGACIYMRSVSANGDIAVRLLTSKSKVAPLGDSKRDKRICLPRLELSSALLLSHLYQKQTLPGGRPLLPIVSPKSSTLRSKEFGPMFLELKTQLTLFPAACCPVN
- the LOC131429357 gene encoding titin-like, coding for MKAFVVLSMALAIASCAAVDESSKKEKRGLWDEGSEHESFDLDNHHDHHEIKHVSTTITKNVPVPYPVEVEKHVPVPVKVPYPVTVEKKVPVYVEKKVPIYVEKKVPVHIDRPVPYPVEVKVPVVHKEYVEVPKPYAVHVEKPVPVYVKKPVYIEKHVPVTVHIKEHKKHWGLFAFVVLSMALAIASCAAVDDSTSKKEKRGLWDLSHDHDNIGYDHHYDNHYDNHYDHYDHKTVTKTITKNVHVPYPVEVEKHVPVPVKVPYPVPVEKKVPVVVEKKVPIYVEKKVPVHVDRPVPYPVEVKVPVVQKEYVEVPKPYAVHVEKPVPVYVSKPVYVEKQVPVTVHIKEHKKHWGLF